Part of the Pseudodesulfovibrio mercurii genome is shown below.
GGGGGCCATGGCCCTGGCCAGGAACACGCGGCGCTGCTGACCGTAGGACATGTGCCGCAGCCGCCGGGCGCCGAGCCCTTTGAGGCCCACCGCGTCCAGCCACAGCCCGGCCTCAATCCGCTCCCGGCTGGTGGGTTCCTCGAGCATGCCCACCGAGCCCCGGAACCCGGACATGACCGTCTCCTCGGCGGTCACCTCCCAGCCCAGTTCGCGGGCGTAGCCCGCCTGAAGCTCGGGCGAGACCACGCCGATGAGCGGCCGGGCCTCGTCCATGGTCATGCCGCCGAGCCGCTCCACCGTGCCCGTGCCCTTCTCGTCGTCGGCGTAGGGCGCGATCAGGCTCAGGATCAATTTCAGCAGGGTGGATTTGCCCGCTCCGTTCTCGCCGAGCACCAGCCAGTGCTCGCCGGGCAGGACCTCCCAGTCGATGTCGTCCAGGATGCGCCTGCCGTCGGCCACCACGGACACGCCTTTCATGCGCAGGAGAAAGTCGAACCGCTCGGGCGCGGGCGCGGGCGGCAGGTCGCAGGCGATCACGTCCGGGGCGGCCTCGGCCAGGGCGCGCACGGCCTGTTCGCGGGGCCCCTCGGCCAGGACCCGGCCGTGGTCCAGGGCCAGGGCGTGGCGCACGCAGCCGGGCAGGTCCCCGGTCCGGTGGGCGGCGCAGACCAGGGTGGTCCACTCCCCGGCCAGGTCGAGCAGCTCGACCACCTCGGCGCGCGAGGCCGCGTCCAGCCCGTCCAGAGCCTCGTCCAGGAGCAGGACGTCCGGCTCCGGGGCCAGGGCCCTGGCCACCAGGAGCTTGCGCACCTGGCCTGTGGAAAGTGTGCGCATCTCGCTCTCGGCCAGGTCGCGGATGGCCAGCCGGTCGATGACCGCGTCGGCCGCGGCCTCCTCCCCGGGCTCGGCCCGGTCGTACAGGATGGGGGTGTCGCAGAACCCGGCCAGGACCACGTCGCGGCCCTTCACCCTGGGGGTGTGCAGGAAGTAGAAGTCCTGCATGTCCGCCGAGACCAGGCCGATGCGCCTGCGCAGGCCGAGCACGGACCGCTGGGGCCCATCGCCGAAATCGTAGACGCGCTCCCCGCCGAGGTCCGGGGGGAACTCGCCGCGCAGCAGACGCAACAGGGTGGTCTTGCCCGCGCCGTTGCGACCGGTCACGGCCGTGTGGCGGCCGCGCTCCAGTTGCCAGGTCAGCGGACCGAGGAGCCGGTCGCCGTTGCGGGTGACGGTCACGTCCTTGAGGGAAATGAGTGGATTCATTCGGGGATTGTCTCCTTTCCCGGCCCGGCTGGCAACCCCCGACTTGTCATCATCCGCACCCCGGCCTATGCTTCGCCCCATGCCCGAAACCGTCGCCATCCTGCGGGTCCAGGAATACCGGTCCGAACAGCTCGGCCCGGCCGTGGACCGGCTCTTCGAGACCATCGGCTTCACGCCCGCGCCCGACGAGCGGGTGCTGGTCAAGCCCAACCTGGTCAACGGCAGCAATGCCGCCCACTGCACCACCCACCCCCAGGTCGTGCGGGCGGCCTGCGCCTGGCTCCTGGACCACGGCGCCCGCGTGACCGTGGCCGACTCCCCGGCCTTCGGCCCGGCGGCCTACGTGGCCCGCGCCTCGGGACTGGGCCCGGCCCTGGCGGACCTCGGCCTTTCGGTGCAGAGCCTGGCCCGGCCCGCGCCCCTCGGCCTGACCCTGGGCGGGACCATCGGCCTGTCCCGCGACGCGCTCGAGGCGGACCGCATCCTGAACCTGCCCAAACTCAAGGTCCACTGCCAGATGACCGTGTCCGGCGCGGTCAAGAACCTGTTCGGCTGCGTGGTCGGCTTCCGCAAGGCCTTCGCCCACCACCGGCTGGGGCACAGCCACGCGGTCTTCCGGTCCATGATCATGGACGTGTACCGCGCCCTGCCCAAGACCGTGCATCTCATGGACGCGGTCCACCCCATGCACCGGGACGGCCCCGTCAAGGGCGAGCCGTTCCCCCTGGGCATGCTGGCCGCCGCGAAAAACGGCGTGGCCCTGGACACCATGGCCTGCACCCTGCTCGGGCTGACCCCGGAGCGGGTCCCCCTGTGGGAGGAGGCCGGGCTCCGGGGCATGGACGGGGCGGACCCGGCGCTGCTCGACTACCCCCTGGACGCGCCCGGGACCTTCGACACGCACGGCTTCGTCCTGTCCGAGGAGCGGGAGCTGTCCTTCGCGCCCATGCGGCTTATCCGTGGCCGGGTGCGCAGCCTGCTGAAACATCTCGCAAAAAGCTGATCCCCCTTGCGCTTTGAGGGGTTGGGCGGTATGGACAACCATGCGGATGCGCCAGCGATTCACCATCACCGGCCAGGTACAGGGAGTGGGGTTCCGGCCCTTCGTCTACCGCATTGCCCTGGACCGGGGCGTGACCGGCTCGGTGAACAACTCGTCCGACGGCGTGCTCATCGAGATCCAGGGCGACGCCGGGCAGGTGGGCGGATTCGCCGAGGACCTGACCTCCAAGCTGCCGCCCCTGGCGCGCATCGTCACCCTGGATTCCGAACCCATGGAGCCCGTGGACGGCGAGGACGGGTTCATCATCCTCGAATCCACGCGCAAGTCCGGCCACTCCGTGCTCATCTCCCCGGACGTGGCCACCTGCCAGGACTGCCTGGACGACATGAACGATCCGGCCAACCGGCGCTACCGCTACCCGTTCACCAACTGCACCAACTGCGGGCCGCGCTACACCATCACCCGGTCCATCCCCTACGACCGGCCCCAGACCTCCATGGCCCGGTTCACCCTCTGCCCCGAGTGCGCGGCCGAGTACACGGACCCCCTGGACCGGCGCTTCCACGCCCAGCCCAATGCCTGCCCGCGCTGCGGCCCGCGCACCTGGCTGACCGACCGCGACGGCCTGGTCATCGCCCAGGGCGACGAATCCCTGCGCCGCCTGGCCCGCGAGCTGGCCGACGGGCGCATCGCCGCGGTCAAGGGGCTGGGCGGATTCCACCTGGTCTGCGACGCGGGTTCCCGGCGCACCGTGGCCCGGCTGCGCGAACGCAAGCACCGGCCGGACAAGCCGTTGGCCGTGATGGTCCCGGACATGGCCACGGCCCGGCGGCTGGCCCTGGTCTCCCAGGCCGAGGAGGAATGGCTGACCGGCATCCGGCGGCCCATCGTCCTGACGGCCAAGAAACGCCCCTTCCCCCTGGCCCGTTCCGTGGCCCCGGACACGGATTTCGTCGGGCTGATGCTGCCCTACACCCCGCTGCACCACATCCTGCTCCACGACTACGCCGAGCTGAAAGGTCCGGAGGCGGCCCTGGTCATGACCTCGGGCAACATGAGCGCCGAGCCCATCTGCCTGGACAACGACGAGGCCCTGGAACGCCTGGCCTCCATCGCGGACATCTTTCTCTTCCACAACCGGGACATCCTCATCCGCACGGACGACTCCGTGGTCCGAGTCAATCCGGCCACGGGCGCGCCCGTGTTCATGCGCCGGGCGCGGGGCTTCGTGCCCACCCCGGTCTTCCTGCCTGCCAAGGGCGAAACGGTCCTGGGCGTGGGACCGGAGCTGAAGTGCACCCTGACCCTGACCAAGGGGGACCAGGCCTTCTCCAGCCAGCACATCGGCAACATGTCCAACCTGGAGACCCTGGAATTCCACAACGAGATCCGCGCCCACCTCGAGGACATCCTCCAGGTGAAGCCCAGGCTCATCGTCCGCGACCTGCACCCGGACTACATGACCACCGCCCTGGCCGAGGAGCTGGGCCGCAAGCGGGGACTGCCCGTGGCCGCCCTGCAGCATCACTACGCCCACATCCACGCGGTCCTGGCCGAGAACAGGTTCGAGGGCCCGGTCATCGGCCTGGCCCTGGACGGCACGGGCTTCGGCGAGGACGGGACCATCTGGGGCGGCGAGTGCCTGCTGGTGGACCCGACGACCCTGGACCACCAGCGGCTGGCCCACTTCACGCGCTTCCGGCTGCCCGGCGGCGAGGCCGCGGTCCGCGAGCCGTGGCGCATCGCCCAGGCCGCCCTGTGGGAGTTGGGCGTCCGGGAGCCCGGCGCCTACGCCTGGCCGTGGCTGAACCAGTTCGCGGCCGAGAGCCGTTTCCTGCCCCAGGTCCTGGAAAAGGGCATCAACGCGCCCCGGACCTCCAGTTGCGGGCGGCTGTTCGACGGCGTGGCCGCCCTGTGCGGCCTGGCCTCGACCATCACCTACGAGGGCCAGGCGGCCATCCTCCTGGAACGGGCCCAGGACATGGACGAGGCCGGGGCCTACCCCTGCCCGCTCAAGTCCGACGACCCCGTGGCCCTGGACACCCTCTCCCTGGTGGCGGCCGCGCTCGACGACCTGGAGCGGGGCGAGCCCGTGGGCAGGATCGCCCGCCGCTTCCACCGGGGGCTGATCAACGGCCTGACCGAGATGGCCTTCTCCTTTTCCATGCTCCTGGACATCCACCACGTGGCCCTGTCCGGCGGGGTCATGCAGAACCTGACCCTGGCGAGCGAATTGCCGCTGGCCCTCGAAGGCGCCGGTCTGATACCCTTGGTCCATACCCAGCTGCCGCCCAACGACGGGTGCATCTCCCTGGGCCAGGCGGCCTGGGGCATGCGCAAGCTGCTCAACGAACCCTAGGGAGGGACCATGTACCGGATTCCGACGCTGCTGACCGTGCTCATCCTGCTGCTCGGCGCGTCGCCGCTCCGGGCCGCCCCGTTCTGCGATCCGCCGGTCCTGACCGCCGTGGCCATCGAGGAGCGCACCCCCGGCTTCACGGTGGACGCCGAATACCCCGTGCTCTGCCGGGCCGAGCCCAGCCGGGTCATCCGCGACTTCGTCTCCAACACCATCTTCGATTTCAAGAAGGTCGATCCGGGCCACGACCTGAGCGTGTTCCCGCACCCCTACGAGTTGCTCACGCGCTACGCGGTCTGGCCCACGGCCGAAGGCCGCTTCGTCTCGGTCAAGCTCCACGTCATGGCCTATACCGGCGGGGCCCACCCCAACAACTGGCCCATGACCTGGGTCTTCGACATGGCCGACGGCGGGGAGATCACCCTGAACCGCCTGTTCCCGGACCGCGAGGCCGCCCTGGACCGGGTCTCGGCCCTGTGCCGAAAGGTCCTGTCCGCCTCCCTCGGGGGCATGCTCGTGCCGGACATGCTCGACGCGGGCGTGCGGCCCGTGGAGGACAACTTCAAGCGGTTCATCCTGACCGGGGAGGGCGTGGCCTTCTTCTTCGCGCCCTACCAGGTGGCCCCCTACGCGGCGGGCGAACAGGTCGTGACCATCCCCTTCGACCACCTGGGCGGACTGATCGCCCCCAACATCGCCGCCGCCGTCCGGGCGGAGTAGCCGAAACGCAAAAAAAAGGGCCGGGGAGTCTCCCCGGCCCGTTGATTTCTTCCGCAGCGAAGGACTAGATGGTCACGCGGTTGACGCCCTCGATACGGTTCAACGCCTCGCGGACCTCCTCGGTGGGCCGGGCGTGGACCATGTACACGGTCTGGACCTGTTCGCCGAGCTTGCGCGAGTTGTTCTCGCGGATGTTCACGCCCATCTCGCCCATGAGGGTGCCGAACTTGCCGAACATGCCGGGCTTGTCCTCGTGGGTGATGAAGATGGTGAAGACCTCGGTGCCCTCCTCCTCCACGGTCTCGCCCACGTTCACGGAGTTGCCGTACTCGCCGCGCTTGAGGTAGCCGGTGACCACCTCGGCGATCTCGAGCCCGGTGCGGATGCCCGCGTTGTTGGTGGACGCGCCCAGGTGCGCGGACATGACGATGTTGTCCAGCTCCTGGAGCTTGTTGACGAAGGGCAGCCCCTCGCGCTTGGGCTCGGTCTCGTAGCAGTCCAGCGCCGCGCCCGCGATCTGGCCGGTCTTGAGGGCGTGATACAGGGCGTCCTCGGACACGTTCTTTCCGCGCGAGGCGTTGACCAGGAAGGCCGTGTCCTTCATCTGGGCTAATTCCTCGGTGTTGATGACCGGCTCGGTGCCGCCGCAGTGCAGGGACACGAAATCGGACATGCCGAGCAGCTCGGGGATGGAGTCCACGTAGGTCAGGGGCGCGTCGATGGAGCGGTAGAGATCGTAGCCCACGACCTTCATGCCCAAGGCCCCGGCCTTGGCCGCCAGAGCCTGGCCGATGCGGCCGCAGCCGATGACGCCGAGCGTCTTGCCGAAGAGCTCCACTCCCTTGAACCGCTTCTTGTGCCAGGTGCCGCCCATGAGGGTGCGGTGGGCGAAGGGA
Proteins encoded:
- a CDS encoding ATP-binding cassette domain-containing protein, which codes for MNPLISLKDVTVTRNGDRLLGPLTWQLERGRHTAVTGRNGAGKTTLLRLLRGEFPPDLGGERVYDFGDGPQRSVLGLRRRIGLVSADMQDFYFLHTPRVKGRDVVLAGFCDTPILYDRAEPGEEAAADAVIDRLAIRDLAESEMRTLSTGQVRKLLVARALAPEPDVLLLDEALDGLDAASRAEVVELLDLAGEWTTLVCAAHRTGDLPGCVRHALALDHGRVLAEGPREQAVRALAEAAPDVIACDLPPAPAPERFDFLLRMKGVSVVADGRRILDDIDWEVLPGEHWLVLGENGAGKSTLLKLILSLIAPYADDEKGTGTVERLGGMTMDEARPLIGVVSPELQAGYARELGWEVTAEETVMSGFRGSVGMLEEPTSRERIEAGLWLDAVGLKGLGARRLRHMSYGQQRRVFLARAMAPGPKLLLLDEPLSGLDPASRALMLRLIERLAEAGTPLIMVSHYAEDMVPAVNRIMELAGGRQRFCGDKEAFERARSGR
- a CDS encoding DUF362 domain-containing protein, with translation MPETVAILRVQEYRSEQLGPAVDRLFETIGFTPAPDERVLVKPNLVNGSNAAHCTTHPQVVRAACAWLLDHGARVTVADSPAFGPAAYVARASGLGPALADLGLSVQSLARPAPLGLTLGGTIGLSRDALEADRILNLPKLKVHCQMTVSGAVKNLFGCVVGFRKAFAHHRLGHSHAVFRSMIMDVYRALPKTVHLMDAVHPMHRDGPVKGEPFPLGMLAAAKNGVALDTMACTLLGLTPERVPLWEEAGLRGMDGADPALLDYPLDAPGTFDTHGFVLSEERELSFAPMRLIRGRVRSLLKHLAKS
- the hypF gene encoding carbamoyltransferase HypF, with the protein product MRMRQRFTITGQVQGVGFRPFVYRIALDRGVTGSVNNSSDGVLIEIQGDAGQVGGFAEDLTSKLPPLARIVTLDSEPMEPVDGEDGFIILESTRKSGHSVLISPDVATCQDCLDDMNDPANRRYRYPFTNCTNCGPRYTITRSIPYDRPQTSMARFTLCPECAAEYTDPLDRRFHAQPNACPRCGPRTWLTDRDGLVIAQGDESLRRLARELADGRIAAVKGLGGFHLVCDAGSRRTVARLRERKHRPDKPLAVMVPDMATARRLALVSQAEEEWLTGIRRPIVLTAKKRPFPLARSVAPDTDFVGLMLPYTPLHHILLHDYAELKGPEAALVMTSGNMSAEPICLDNDEALERLASIADIFLFHNRDILIRTDDSVVRVNPATGAPVFMRRARGFVPTPVFLPAKGETVLGVGPELKCTLTLTKGDQAFSSQHIGNMSNLETLEFHNEIRAHLEDILQVKPRLIVRDLHPDYMTTALAEELGRKRGLPVAALQHHYAHIHAVLAENRFEGPVIGLALDGTGFGEDGTIWGGECLLVDPTTLDHQRLAHFTRFRLPGGEAAVREPWRIAQAALWELGVREPGAYAWPWLNQFAAESRFLPQVLEKGINAPRTSSCGRLFDGVAALCGLASTITYEGQAAILLERAQDMDEAGAYPCPLKSDDPVALDTLSLVAAALDDLERGEPVGRIARRFHRGLINGLTEMAFSFSMLLDIHHVALSGGVMQNLTLASELPLALEGAGLIPLVHTQLPPNDGCISLGQAAWGMRKLLNEP
- a CDS encoding DUF3298 and DUF4163 domain-containing protein, translated to MYRIPTLLTVLILLLGASPLRAAPFCDPPVLTAVAIEERTPGFTVDAEYPVLCRAEPSRVIRDFVSNTIFDFKKVDPGHDLSVFPHPYELLTRYAVWPTAEGRFVSVKLHVMAYTGGAHPNNWPMTWVFDMADGGEITLNRLFPDREAALDRVSALCRKVLSASLGGMLVPDMLDAGVRPVEDNFKRFILTGEGVAFFFAPYQVAPYAAGEQVVTIPFDHLGGLIAPNIAAAVRAE
- a CDS encoding NAD(P)-dependent oxidoreductase, coding for MRILANDGLVEEAQKYLKQQGFIVETEKRDEDDLMSEIGSFDALLVRSATKVTRALLEAGVRDGGKLKIVGRGGVGTDNIDLEAAKELGVIVKFAPNGNTNATAEHALGLMFAIARKVPFAHRTLMGGTWHKKRFKGVELFGKTLGVIGCGRIGQALAAKAGALGMKVVGYDLYRSIDAPLTYVDSIPELLGMSDFVSLHCGGTEPVINTEELAQMKDTAFLVNASRGKNVSEDALYHALKTGQIAGAALDCYETEPKREGLPFVNKLQELDNIVMSAHLGASTNNAGIRTGLEIAEVVTGYLKRGEYGNSVNVGETVEEEGTEVFTIFITHEDKPGMFGKFGTLMGEMGVNIRENNSRKLGEQVQTVYMVHARPTEEVREALNRIEGVNRVTI